One genomic region from Streptomyces sp. NBC_00457 encodes:
- a CDS encoding oxidoreductase yields the protein MAEKMSKQTHKWNVTHLPDLTGRTVVVTGANSGIGLTAADALARVGAHVVFAVRDLERGRAAAGTVSGSTEVRRLDLADLRSVRDFADGWRDPIHVLINNAGVMMLPRQQTRDGFEMQFGTNHLGHFALTNLLLPYIQDRVVTLSSGAHRWGAVTIAFDDLNLTAGYTPRRAYAQSKLANLLFTLELQRRLTESGSSVRAYAAHPGYAATNLQSHAANPVARAGMALGNRFFAQDDRAGALPTLYAATQDLPGASYVGPDGLGEMRGAPTLVGRTQAASDPAVARRLWTVSEELTGVTWPLKQPAAQR from the coding sequence ATGGCTGAGAAAATGAGCAAGCAGACTCACAAGTGGAACGTCACGCACCTCCCCGACCTCACCGGCCGCACCGTCGTCGTCACCGGCGCCAACAGCGGCATCGGGCTGACCGCGGCGGACGCGCTGGCCCGCGTGGGGGCGCATGTGGTGTTCGCCGTACGGGACCTGGAGCGCGGGCGGGCGGCAGCGGGGACCGTGTCCGGGAGTACGGAGGTGCGGCGGCTGGACCTGGCAGATCTGCGGTCCGTACGTGACTTCGCGGACGGATGGCGGGACCCGATCCACGTCCTGATCAACAACGCGGGCGTGATGATGCTGCCGCGGCAGCAGACCCGGGACGGCTTCGAGATGCAGTTCGGCACGAACCATCTGGGCCACTTCGCCCTGACGAACCTGCTGCTGCCGTACATCCAGGACCGCGTGGTGACGCTGTCGTCGGGAGCGCACCGCTGGGGAGCGGTGACCATAGCCTTCGACGACCTGAATCTGACGGCGGGTTACACGCCGCGCCGGGCCTACGCCCAGTCCAAGCTGGCGAACCTGCTCTTCACGCTGGAACTGCAGCGGCGGCTGACGGAGTCGGGCTCGTCGGTACGGGCGTACGCGGCCCACCCCGGGTACGCGGCGACCAACCTCCAGAGCCACGCGGCGAACCCGGTCGCCCGCGCCGGGATGGCGCTGGGCAACAGGTTCTTCGCCCAGGACGACCGCGCGGGCGCCCTGCCCACGCTGTACGCGGCGACGCAGGATCTGCCGGGTGCGAGCTACGTCGGACCGGACGGGTTGGGCGAGATGCGCGGGGCGCCGACGCTGGTGGGTCGTACGCAGGCGGCGAGCGATCCGGCGGTGGCCCGCCGCCTGTGGACGGTGTCGGAGGAACTGACCGGAGTTACCTGGCCTTTGAAGCAGCCGGCCGCCCAGCGATAA
- a CDS encoding PIG-L deacetylase family protein, with product MSVPSLLGVFAHPDDESLFSGGVLARHAAAGARTAVVTATWTEGTRRGAELADSLGILGAGEPRMLGYADARVPESAPGRARLCDAPLDEAVGRLVAHVRQFHPEIVVTHDAYGGVTGHPDHVHTHRVTTLAVQAAGLERLYPEAGEPWRPSALYLATHPDSAVEALSEFAHVGKAMRTVPDELITATVDVSPWLERKWAAVLAHRSEVERGAAPGLLAGFPAAVRERFLSTEWYIRHDTVSSAPAQTELTA from the coding sequence GTGTCGGTGCCGAGTCTGCTCGGGGTCTTCGCTCATCCGGACGACGAGTCGCTGTTCTCCGGTGGGGTGCTCGCCCGGCATGCGGCCGCGGGTGCCCGGACGGCTGTCGTGACGGCGACCTGGACCGAGGGCACCCGGCGTGGTGCGGAACTCGCGGACTCGCTGGGGATCCTGGGTGCCGGTGAGCCGCGGATGCTCGGCTATGCCGATGCCCGGGTGCCGGAGTCCGCTCCTGGCCGGGCGCGGCTGTGCGATGCGCCGCTCGACGAGGCGGTGGGGCGGCTGGTGGCGCATGTCCGTCAGTTCCACCCGGAGATCGTGGTCACCCACGATGCGTACGGCGGGGTGACCGGCCACCCGGACCATGTGCACACCCACCGGGTGACCACGCTCGCGGTCCAGGCGGCCGGGCTGGAGCGGCTCTACCCGGAGGCCGGTGAACCCTGGCGGCCGAGCGCGCTCTACCTGGCGACGCACCCGGACTCGGCGGTCGAGGCGCTCAGCGAGTTCGCGCATGTCGGCAAGGCCATGAGAACGGTCCCCGACGAGCTGATCACCGCGACCGTCGATGTGAGCCCCTGGCTGGAGCGGAAGTGGGCCGCCGTACTGGCTCATCGCAGTGAGGTGGAGCGGGGCGCCGCCCCGGGCCTGCTCGCCGGTTTCCCGGCGGCCGTCCGGGAGCGGTTCCTGTCCACCGAGTGGTACATCCGCCACGACACCGTCTCCAGCGCGCCGGCCCAGACGGAGCTGACGGCGTGA
- a CDS encoding toxin-antitoxin system HicB family antitoxin, which produces MTTKITVSLSDETAGYVRAYAPDGNVSAFIDRLIRRQITLDAARQLAAAGYSPDLDGEGDAW; this is translated from the coding sequence ATGACCACGAAGATCACCGTGTCGCTCTCCGACGAAACCGCAGGTTACGTTCGCGCTTACGCACCCGACGGCAATGTCTCCGCGTTCATAGACCGCCTCATCCGACGGCAGATCACACTGGACGCGGCGAGGCAGCTCGCTGCGGCCGGTTACAGCCCGGACCTGGACGGCGAGGGCGACGCGTGGTGA
- a CDS encoding SDR family NAD(P)-dependent oxidoreductase, giving the protein MLKNKVAVVYGGAGSLGAGVAKAYVQAGARVFLVGRTEDTLRKAAAEAGAEYDVLDARDEDAVEAHATSVVERAGRIDISVNLVPRGDFQGVPLTEMSVEDYTRPVTQGITCQFITARAAARRMAAQGSGVILSLDSGSANGSPMMGGTAAADGAIDALIRQLAQEVGPAGVRVCGIWTAGVTDSLTPEKLTAAGAPAMDEAAVDGIRSHLDSLRMTKRSPRIADIAALATFLASDAAAAITGTWINATAGMFAS; this is encoded by the coding sequence ATGCTGAAGAACAAGGTCGCGGTCGTCTACGGCGGAGCCGGTTCCCTCGGCGCGGGCGTCGCGAAGGCGTACGTACAGGCGGGGGCGCGGGTGTTCCTGGTGGGCCGTACGGAGGACACGCTGCGGAAGGCCGCCGCCGAGGCCGGTGCCGAGTACGACGTGCTCGACGCGCGGGACGAGGACGCCGTCGAGGCCCATGCGACGTCGGTCGTCGAGCGGGCGGGGCGGATCGACATCTCCGTCAACCTGGTGCCGCGGGGCGACTTCCAGGGCGTACCGCTGACCGAGATGTCGGTCGAGGACTACACGCGTCCGGTGACGCAGGGGATCACCTGCCAGTTCATCACCGCGCGGGCCGCGGCACGCCGGATGGCCGCACAGGGCTCGGGCGTGATCCTCTCCCTGGACAGCGGGTCCGCCAACGGCAGCCCGATGATGGGCGGCACCGCCGCGGCCGACGGCGCGATCGACGCGCTGATCCGCCAGCTCGCCCAGGAGGTCGGCCCGGCCGGCGTCCGTGTCTGCGGGATCTGGACGGCGGGCGTCACCGACAGCCTGACCCCCGAGAAACTCACCGCGGCGGGCGCCCCGGCCATGGACGAGGCCGCGGTGGACGGCATCCGCTCCCACCTGGACAGCCTGCGGATGACGAAGCGCTCGCCCCGGATCGCGGACATCGCCGCCCTGGCGACGTTCCTCGCCTCCGACGCCGCTGCCGCCATCACGGGTACCTGGATCAACGCGACCGCCGGAATGTTCGCGAGCTGA
- a CDS encoding RNA polymerase subunit sigma-70 gives MTARCQACGRTIDSTGGPGRTASYCSQACRQRAYRERRRPAGVPAQELVSDIGERLTRLRLEPALAFQADVEALSPRFAQLRRLAREAGEAVENVTPTDVTNSGEDDTLTALIEAHRRELRVHCYRLLGSYDEAEDLTQETFLRAWRARETLDGVDNPRAWLYKIATNACLDFLRKQNRRPTPYEPVPGMDSGDGPPPPRLPWLQPFPDDQLPEAPAPQHEPDEQAVASETLELVFLTAIQQLPPRQRAAVILRDVAGWSAQETAELLDTSVPSANSAVQRGRSTLRQALPGRREDWSAPAPGAEDLALLQRYLDAFARTDIDAMVELVREDIVLTMPPNPFWFTSRDAMFAFVRPNLDPASPMFAGHWRVLPVRANGQLAVAGYLQRPGTTVFRAQLIDVLRVADGRIAQITTFEPHLFPAFGLPMTL, from the coding sequence ATGACGGCGCGCTGCCAAGCCTGCGGGCGGACGATCGACAGCACCGGCGGACCGGGGCGGACCGCGTCGTACTGCTCGCAGGCGTGCCGGCAGCGGGCCTACCGCGAGCGGCGGCGGCCGGCCGGTGTTCCCGCGCAGGAGCTGGTGTCGGACATCGGGGAACGGCTGACCCGGCTGCGTCTGGAACCCGCACTCGCGTTCCAGGCCGACGTAGAGGCCCTGTCACCCCGCTTCGCCCAGCTGCGGCGTCTCGCACGCGAGGCCGGCGAGGCGGTCGAAAACGTCACACCCACCGACGTGACGAATTCCGGCGAGGACGACACCCTCACGGCGCTCATCGAGGCCCACCGCCGCGAACTCCGCGTCCACTGTTACCGCCTGCTCGGCTCGTACGACGAGGCCGAAGACCTCACCCAGGAGACGTTCCTACGGGCCTGGCGGGCCCGCGAGACGCTGGACGGCGTCGACAACCCGCGCGCCTGGCTGTACAAGATCGCCACCAACGCCTGCCTCGACTTCCTGCGCAAGCAGAACCGGCGCCCGACGCCGTACGAACCCGTACCCGGCATGGACTCCGGAGACGGCCCGCCACCCCCGCGGCTCCCGTGGCTGCAGCCGTTCCCGGACGATCAGCTGCCCGAGGCCCCCGCGCCGCAGCACGAGCCCGACGAGCAGGCCGTGGCGAGCGAGACGCTCGAACTGGTCTTTCTCACCGCCATCCAGCAGCTCCCGCCCCGCCAACGGGCCGCGGTGATCCTGCGCGACGTCGCCGGATGGTCGGCCCAGGAGACCGCCGAACTGCTGGACACCAGCGTCCCCTCCGCCAACAGCGCGGTCCAGCGCGGCCGTTCGACGCTGCGGCAGGCGTTGCCGGGGCGGCGCGAGGACTGGTCGGCCCCCGCTCCCGGCGCCGAGGACCTGGCGCTGCTCCAGCGCTACCTGGACGCGTTCGCCCGGACCGACATCGACGCCATGGTCGAGCTGGTACGCGAGGACATCGTGCTCACCATGCCGCCGAACCCGTTCTGGTTCACCTCGCGGGACGCGATGTTCGCCTTCGTACGGCCGAACCTCGACCCCGCGTCGCCGATGTTCGCCGGGCATTGGCGGGTCCTGCCGGTGCGGGCCAACGGCCAGTTGGCGGTCGCCGGCTATCTGCAACGGCCCGGGACCACCGTGTTCCGGGCGCAGCTCATCGACGTACTCCGGGTCGCGGACGGTCGTATCGCCCAGATCACCACCTTCGAACCGCATCTGTTCCCCGCGTTCGGACTGCCGATGACGCTCTGA
- a CDS encoding DUF397 domain-containing protein — translation MSDIPPNLTWERAAPPDATGPGPWIEIAFGEGDDGDAPVYIRETSAPDNVVTTNRRKWDAFVLGVQAGEFDHFVEDA, via the coding sequence GTGTCTGACATCCCCCCGAACCTCACCTGGGAACGCGCCGCCCCACCCGACGCCACCGGCCCCGGACCCTGGATCGAGATCGCCTTCGGCGAGGGCGACGACGGTGACGCGCCCGTCTACATCCGTGAGACCAGCGCCCCGGACAACGTGGTCACCACCAACCGCCGCAAGTGGGACGCCTTCGTACTCGGCGTGCAGGCGGGCGAGTTCGACCACTTCGTAGAAGACGCGTAG
- a CDS encoding DUF397 domain-containing protein — translation MNPRWQKSSYCSEGASCLHVATATETIHLTESSDPTRAILTATPTAFGALLLVLKKETARV, via the coding sequence ATGAACCCGCGCTGGCAGAAGTCGTCGTACTGCTCCGAGGGCGCCTCCTGCCTCCACGTCGCCACCGCCACCGAAACGATCCACCTCACCGAAAGCAGCGACCCCACCCGCGCGATACTCACGGCCACCCCCACCGCCTTCGGCGCCCTTCTCCTCGTACTCAAGAAGGAAACCGCCCGTGTCTGA
- a CDS encoding helix-turn-helix domain-containing protein has protein sequence MPVRTNPTGRQLRLGAELRKLRERAGLTSTQAAELLGMKQAQVSNMETGRLGVSAERVRTLACHYDCPDKALVEAIAGMTGDRKRGWWEEYREQLSRPLLDLAELEHHARSLRDFTTARVPGLLQTREYALEIFRQAVTELSPPDIEHRLSFRIKRQAILFREEEPTPYEAIIHEAALRMKVGGPTVARQQLQHLLDMNDRDHVTLRAVTFDAGAFPGSGQSIHYARGPVPQLDTVYLDQAHGLAFLDAEAQLHKYRTLFDRIEAVALGPEKTQDLVHNVMREL, from the coding sequence ATGCCCGTGAGGACCAACCCGACGGGACGTCAACTCCGGCTTGGCGCCGAGCTGCGCAAGCTGCGCGAGCGCGCGGGCCTGACCTCAACGCAGGCCGCGGAGTTGCTCGGCATGAAGCAGGCGCAGGTCAGCAACATGGAGACCGGCCGACTCGGGGTGAGCGCCGAGCGCGTACGCACGCTGGCCTGCCACTACGACTGCCCGGACAAGGCACTCGTCGAGGCGATCGCCGGAATGACCGGCGACCGGAAGCGCGGCTGGTGGGAGGAGTACCGCGAGCAGCTCTCCCGTCCGCTGCTCGATCTGGCCGAACTGGAGCACCACGCCCGGTCGTTGCGCGACTTCACCACGGCCCGCGTTCCCGGGCTGCTCCAGACACGCGAGTACGCACTCGAGATCTTCCGTCAGGCGGTCACCGAACTCTCCCCGCCCGACATCGAGCACCGCCTGTCGTTCCGCATCAAGCGCCAGGCGATCCTCTTCCGCGAGGAAGAACCGACACCGTACGAGGCGATCATCCACGAGGCCGCTCTGCGCATGAAGGTCGGCGGCCCCACGGTTGCCCGCCAACAGTTGCAGCACCTGCTCGACATGAATGACCGGGACCACGTGACCCTGCGCGCCGTCACCTTCGACGCCGGGGCCTTCCCGGGATCCGGCCAGTCGATCCACTACGCGCGCGGCCCGGTACCGCAGCTGGACACCGTCTATCTCGACCAGGCCCACGGCCTCGCCTTCCTCGATGCCGAGGCACAGTTGCACAAGTACCGCACGCTGTTCGACCGGATCGAGGCTGTCGCGCTCGGCCCGGAGAAGACCCAGGACCTTGTCCACAACGTGATGCGAGAGCTGTGA
- a CDS encoding ATP-binding protein yields the protein MSTVSPPWTYTLHLPHDPRAPRIARATLRTVLAAHGLTHVIPTAELMASELLTNAHLHTTGPYALRVRPMESDRLRVAVWDTDPRVPPGFTTDGATVAVPPDDAESGRGLHLVRACADSVGASVLRELGASKGGKLLWAECQWGDLT from the coding sequence ATGTCCACCGTATCCCCGCCCTGGACCTACACCCTCCACCTCCCGCACGATCCCCGCGCCCCTCGCATCGCCCGCGCCACCCTCCGTACCGTCCTCGCCGCCCATGGGCTCACCCACGTCATCCCCACCGCCGAACTCATGGCCTCCGAACTCCTCACCAACGCCCACCTCCACACCACCGGCCCCTACGCCCTCCGCGTCCGCCCGATGGAATCCGACCGCCTCCGGGTCGCCGTATGGGACACCGACCCCCGCGTCCCGCCCGGCTTCACGACCGACGGCGCCACCGTCGCCGTACCGCCGGACGATGCCGAATCCGGACGCGGCCTGCACCTCGTACGCGCGTGTGCCGACTCCGTAGGCGCGTCCGTGTTGCGGGAGCTCGGCGCGTCCAAGGGCGGGAAGCTGCTGTGGGCCGAGTGTCAGTGGGGTGACCTAACGTAG
- a CDS encoding C40 family peptidase yields the protein MTVRKAWIVAGAALAAGLSFVMLLVVGVYIVAGNLANGVGGGAKTLAKGAVPAAYQPLVQKYGNMCPAINPALLAAQLYQESGFNPKAQSHAAAQGIAQFIPGTWATHGVDGDGDGDRDVWDPNDAIPSAARYDCSLAKYVKDVPGDPTKNMLAAYNAGAYAVIKYGGVPPYAETQNYVKTITTLEESFAAPVSRVDPSKQAAGAIYYAQKKLGTPYLWGGNGTADQGGRFDCSGLTKAAYESVGITLPRVANDQYNAGPHPSRAELLPGDLVFFSDDLTNSRAIRHVGIYVGGGYMIDAPRPGAVIRFDPIDTPDYFGATRVTEDGGKALALTGQG from the coding sequence TTGACGGTGCGTAAGGCATGGATCGTGGCGGGTGCCGCGCTCGCGGCCGGGCTCAGCTTCGTCATGCTGCTCGTCGTCGGCGTGTACATCGTCGCCGGGAACCTGGCCAACGGGGTTGGTGGGGGCGCGAAGACGCTCGCCAAGGGGGCCGTGCCTGCCGCCTATCAGCCGCTCGTGCAGAAGTACGGCAACATGTGCCCCGCGATCAATCCCGCACTGCTCGCCGCCCAGCTGTATCAGGAGAGCGGGTTCAACCCGAAGGCGCAGAGCCATGCGGCGGCGCAGGGGATAGCGCAGTTCATCCCCGGGACCTGGGCCACGCACGGCGTCGACGGGGACGGGGACGGGGACCGGGATGTGTGGGATCCGAACGACGCGATTCCGTCGGCTGCCAGGTACGACTGCTCGCTCGCGAAGTATGTGAAGGACGTGCCGGGCGACCCGACGAAGAACATGCTCGCCGCCTACAACGCGGGCGCGTACGCGGTCATCAAGTACGGGGGTGTGCCGCCGTACGCGGAGACCCAGAACTACGTGAAGACCATCACGACCCTCGAGGAGAGCTTCGCGGCGCCCGTCTCCCGGGTGGACCCCTCCAAGCAGGCCGCCGGCGCCATCTACTACGCCCAGAAGAAGCTCGGCACGCCCTATCTGTGGGGCGGCAACGGGACCGCCGACCAGGGAGGGCGGTTCGACTGCTCCGGGCTGACCAAGGCAGCGTACGAGAGCGTCGGGATCACGCTGCCCCGGGTCGCCAACGATCAGTACAACGCCGGGCCGCATCCCTCGCGGGCGGAGCTGCTCCCCGGGGACCTGGTGTTCTTCTCGGACGACCTCACCAATTCCCGGGCCATCCGGCACGTCGGGATCTATGTCGGCGGCGGGTACATGATCGACGCGCCCCGGCCGGGGGCCGTGATCCGGTTCGACCCGATCGACACCCCCGACTACTTCGGGGCGACGCGGGTCACCGAGGACGGCGGGAAGGCGCTGGCGCTGACGGGGCAGGGATGA
- a CDS encoding helix-turn-helix transcriptional regulator, with protein MTSPPPVPEQRLRDLARLRRVRDRIDREYAQPLAVEALARGAHMSAGHLSREFRAAYGESPYSYLMTRRIERAMTLLRRGDLSVTEVCFEVGCASLGTFSTRFTELVGMPPSTYRRLAASATEGLPACVAKQVTRPVRNREAAPVSRR; from the coding sequence GTGACCAGCCCCCCACCCGTTCCGGAACAGCGGCTCCGCGATCTCGCGCGGCTGCGCCGGGTCCGTGACCGGATCGACCGCGAGTACGCGCAGCCGCTGGCCGTCGAGGCGCTCGCGCGCGGTGCGCACATGTCGGCGGGGCATCTGAGCCGGGAGTTCCGGGCCGCGTACGGGGAGTCGCCGTACAGCTATCTGATGACCCGGCGCATCGAGCGCGCGATGACGTTGCTGCGCCGCGGCGATCTCAGCGTCACCGAGGTCTGCTTCGAGGTCGGCTGTGCCTCGCTGGGCACCTTCAGTACGCGCTTCACCGAGTTGGTCGGCATGCCGCCCAGCACCTACCGGCGGCTCGCCGCGAGCGCGACGGAAGGGCTGCCGGCGTGCGTGGCGAAACAAGTGACCAGGCCTGTCAGGAATCGAGAAGCGGCGCCGGTGAGCCGCCGCTAG
- a CDS encoding VOC family protein yields the protein MDITIHTSFLPQDDPEAALAFYRDALGFEVRSDVGQGTMRWITVGPVGQPDTCILLAPPFADPGITEEERRVIAEMMAKGTYGWILLATDDLDGAFEKVQGSEAAEVVQEPTEQPYGVRDCAFRDPAGNMVRIQESK from the coding sequence ATGGACATCACCATTCACACGAGCTTCCTTCCGCAGGACGACCCGGAGGCGGCGCTGGCCTTCTACCGGGACGCCCTTGGATTCGAGGTCCGCAGTGACGTCGGACAGGGCACGATGCGGTGGATCACGGTGGGGCCTGTCGGGCAGCCGGACACGTGCATTCTGCTGGCGCCGCCTTTCGCCGATCCCGGGATCACCGAGGAGGAGCGGCGCGTCATCGCCGAGATGATGGCCAAGGGGACGTACGGGTGGATTCTGCTGGCTACGGACGATCTCGACGGTGCGTTTGAGAAGGTGCAGGGGAGTGAGGCGGCGGAGGTTGTTCAGGAGCCTACTGAGCAGCCGTACGGGGTTCGGGACTGTGCGTTTCGCGATCCCGCGGGGAACATGGTGCGCATCCAGGAATCGAAGTGA
- a CDS encoding excinuclease ABC subunit UvrA — translation MTPHAADLHDMIRVHGARENNLKDVSIEIPKRRLTVFTGVSGSGKSSLVFDTIAAESQRLINETYSAFVQGFMPNLARPEVDVLDGLTTVISVDQQRMGADPRSTVGTATDANAMLRILFSRLGKPHIGPPSAYSFNTATVKAAGAITVERGGKTKAEKATYQRTGGMCTRCEGRGKVTDIDLTQLYDDSKSLAEGAFTIPGWKSDSQWTVGLYAQSGLLDPNKPIRTFTKREMQEFLYGEPRKVKVNGVNLTYEGLIPKIQKSFLSKDKEAMQPHIRAFVERAVTFTTCPECDGSRLSEGARSSKIGKISIADACAMEIRDLAEWVRGLKEPSVAPLLTALQQSLDSFVEIGLGYLSLERPAGTLSGGEAQRVKMIRHLGSSLTDVTYVFDEPTIGLHPHDIQRMNNLLLRLRDKGNTVLVVEHKPETIAIADHVVDLGPGAGTAGGTVCYEGTLDGLRASDTITGRHLDDRAALKETVRTPKGALEIRGATANNLQGVDVDIPLGVLTVVTGVAGSGKSSLVHGSVPADEGVVAVDQTPIRGSRRSNPATYTGLLEPIRKAFAKVNGVKPALFSANSEGACPTCNGAGVIYTDLAIMQSVATPCEDCEGKRFDASVLEYRLGGRDISEVLAMSVTEAEEFFGAGEARTPAAHTILDRLADVGLGYLTLGQPLTTLSGGERQRLKLATHMGDKGGVYVLDEPTTGLHLADVEQLLGLLDRLVDSGKSVIVIEHHQAVMAHADWIIDLGPGAGHDGGRIVFEGTPADLVADRSTVTGEHLAEYVGG, via the coding sequence ATGACGCCTCACGCTGCTGACCTTCACGACATGATCCGTGTGCATGGTGCGCGGGAGAACAATCTCAAGGACGTCAGTATTGAGATACCGAAGCGGCGGTTGACGGTGTTCACCGGGGTGTCCGGGTCGGGGAAGAGTTCGCTGGTTTTCGACACGATCGCGGCGGAGTCGCAGCGGCTGATCAATGAGACGTACAGCGCGTTCGTGCAGGGCTTTATGCCGAATCTGGCGCGGCCCGAGGTCGATGTGCTCGATGGGCTGACGACTGTGATCAGCGTGGATCAGCAGCGGATGGGTGCCGATCCGCGGTCCACGGTCGGTACCGCCACCGATGCGAACGCGATGCTGCGGATTCTGTTCAGCCGGCTCGGGAAGCCGCACATCGGGCCGCCCAGCGCTTACTCGTTCAACACCGCGACGGTCAAGGCGGCCGGCGCGATCACCGTGGAGCGGGGCGGCAAGACCAAGGCGGAGAAGGCGACGTACCAGCGCACGGGCGGGATGTGCACGCGGTGCGAGGGCCGGGGCAAGGTCACCGACATCGACCTCACGCAGCTCTACGACGACTCCAAGTCGCTGGCCGAGGGCGCGTTCACCATCCCGGGCTGGAAGTCGGACAGTCAGTGGACGGTGGGGCTCTACGCCCAGTCGGGCCTCCTCGACCCGAACAAGCCGATCCGCACGTTCACCAAGCGGGAGATGCAGGAATTCCTCTACGGCGAACCGAGGAAGGTGAAGGTCAACGGCGTCAACCTCACCTACGAAGGCCTGATCCCCAAGATCCAGAAGTCGTTCCTGTCCAAGGACAAGGAGGCGATGCAGCCGCACATCCGGGCGTTCGTGGAGCGGGCCGTCACCTTCACCACCTGCCCCGAGTGCGACGGCAGCCGGCTCAGCGAGGGTGCCAGGTCGTCGAAGATCGGGAAGATCAGCATCGCGGACGCCTGCGCGATGGAGATCCGTGACCTGGCCGAATGGGTTCGCGGTCTCAAGGAGCCATCGGTGGCGCCGCTGCTCACCGCGCTGCAGCAGAGCCTCGACTCGTTCGTGGAGATCGGCCTCGGCTATCTCTCGCTGGAGCGGCCGGCGGGCACGCTGTCCGGCGGTGAGGCGCAGCGCGTCAAGATGATCCGCCATCTCGGGTCCTCGCTCACCGATGTGACGTATGTCTTCGACGAGCCGACCATCGGGCTGCACCCCCATGACATCCAGCGGATGAACAACCTGCTGCTCCGGCTGCGGGACAAGGGCAACACCGTGCTCGTCGTGGAGCACAAGCCGGAGACGATCGCGATCGCTGACCACGTCGTCGACCTCGGCCCCGGCGCCGGTACGGCGGGCGGCACCGTCTGTTACGAGGGCACCCTCGACGGGCTGCGGGCCTCCGACACCATCACGGGGCGCCATCTGGACGACCGGGCCGCGCTGAAGGAGACGGTGCGGACGCCGAAGGGCGCGCTGGAGATCCGCGGTGCGACCGCGAACAACCTCCAGGGCGTCGACGTCGACATCCCGCTCGGGGTGCTGACCGTCGTCACCGGCGTCGCCGGCTCCGGCAAGAGCTCGCTCGTGCACGGCTCGGTCCCCGCCGACGAGGGTGTGGTGGCGGTCGACCAGACGCCGATCCGCGGCTCCCGGCGCAGCAACCCGGCGACGTACACCGGACTGCTCGAACCGATCCGCAAGGCCTTCGCCAAGGTGAACGGCGTGAAGCCTGCGCTGTTCAGCGCCAACTCCGAGGGCGCCTGTCCCACCTGCAACGGCGCCGGTGTCATCTACACCGACCTGGCGATCATGCAGAGCGTCGCCACGCCCTGCGAGGACTGTGAGGGCAAGCGGTTCGACGCGTCGGTGCTCGAGTACCGGCTCGGCGGGCGGGACATCAGCGAGGTGCTGGCGATGTCGGTGACCGAGGCCGAGGAGTTCTTCGGCGCCGGTGAGGCGCGTACGCCCGCGGCGCACACCATCCTCGACCGGCTCGCCGACGTCGGGCTCGGCTATCTCACCCTCGGCCAGCCGCTCACCACGCTGTCCGGCGGCGAGCGGCAGCGGCTCAAGCTGGCCACGCACATGGGCGACAAGGGCGGTGTCTACGTCCTCGACGAGCCGACGACCGGCCTCCACCTCGCCGACGTCGAGCAGCTGCTCGGCCTTCTCGACCGGCTGGTCGACTCCGGCAAGTCCGTCATCGTCATCGAGCACCACCAGGCCGTCATGGCGCACGCGGACTGGATCATCGACCTCGGACCCGGTGCCGGGCACGACGGTGGCCGAATCGTGTTCGAGGGCACCCCCGCCGATCTCGTCGCGGATCGCTCCACCGTCACTGGTGAGCACCTCGCGGAGTACGTCGGAGGCTGA